The DNA sequence TCCTGTTCGCCATCATCGAGGTCAAACCGGTGCCGTTCTGCATTTTGGATGAAGTGGAGGCTGCCTTGGATGAAGCGAATGTATCCCGTTTCGGGAAATACCTGGCAGCATCAACCGAATTGACCCAGTTCATCGTGATCACCCACCGCAAAGGCACGATGGAAGAGGCGGATGCATTGTACGGTGTGACCATGCAGGATTCCGGCGTATCCCGCCTGGCATCAGTCAAATTTGAAGATTACGAAGACATAGGTTAAGGGGATGAAGATTAATGATTAAATTGATAGCACTCGACTTGGATGGCACGTTGCTGAATCCTGATAAAAAAATCAGCGATGCGAATAAACAGGCAATCCACCGCGCCCGGGAAGCCGGCGTGAAGATTGTCCTTTGTACGGGACGCCCGCTCATGGGAATCAAAGCTTATGTGGATGAACTGGACCTGCTTCAAGCAGAAGATTACTCGATCACCTATAACGGCGGATTGGTCCAAAAGAATAAAACGTCGGAAATCATTTCCCAAAAGGTGCTGAACTATGGGCAGATCGTGGAACTCTATGATCTGAGCAAAGAACTGAACATCCCGATGAACATGTTGGATCTGGAGTCAGTATACGAACCGGAGTATCCGCAAGGCCGGGAGTCCTTGTACAAGAGCCTGCAGAGTTCGAGTTTGCCGTTCGTTGAAAAAAAGATCGAAGACTTTCAAGCGCAGCATGCGTTCAATAAAGTTGTTTTTTGTATCGCGCCTGCTGTCTTGGATGAAGCGATCGCCAAAATACCGGCGGACTTCTACAGCAAATATTCGATGATGAAATCACGTCCACTTCTGTTCGAAGTCATGCATCCCGAAGTCGACAAAGGCAACGGCATCGCGGCTTTATGCAAGCATTTGGGCATCACTGCCGATGAGGTCATGGCTTGCGGAGATGAAGAGAACGATTTGGCGATGCTGGATTTTGCGGGCGTAAGCGTCGCGATGGGCAACGCTCCCGATAAGATCAAGGAACGGGCAAGCTTCGTCACGAAGACAAACGGGGAAGATGGCGTCGCACACGCAATCGAAACGTTCGTCTTCGCGTAAAAAAGACTGCCATAAGAAAGGAAGTGTTCAGATGGGATTATTTGATCGAATAAAACGCGCATTTACAGGTGAAGATGTCGTTCAGACACCGGTAACCGAAGAAACTAAGATCGTCATCGACAAATTCGACAAAGGCATGGAGAAGACGCGCAAAAGCTTTTCGGAGAAGATGAATGAACTTTTCGCCGGCTTCAGAGAGGTGGATGAAGAGTTTTTTGACGACTTGGAGGAAACGCTGATATCCGCAGACGTCGGGTTTGATATGACATTGGCACTTTCGGATGTGCTGCGTGATGAAGTCAAGATGAAGAACGTGCGCACCGGAGAACAGGTGAAGAATGTCATCATCGAAAAAATGGTCGAAATCTATGAAAAAGGCCAGACGGAATTGCCTACCATCAAAAAAAATGAAAACGGGCCGACCGTCATCCTGTTTGTGGGCGTAAACGGCGTAGGGAAAACGACGACCATCGGTAAGTATGCTTATCAGTTGAAGAACCAAGGGAACAGCGTCTTGTTGGCGGCCGGAGATACTTTCCGGGCCGGCGCTATCGAACAGCTGGAGGTTTGGGGACAGCGTGTCGGTGTGCCGGTCGTGACGAGCGATGCTAAAAGCGATCCCGCTTCCGTCGTTTATGATGCGTTGAAGCAAGCCAAAGAAGAAAACTACGATTATCTGCTGATCGATACAGCAGGACGATTGCAGAACAAAGTGAACCTGATGAAGGAATTGGAGAAGATCAATCGGATCATCGCAAGGGAAATCCCCGGCGGCGCAACCGAAACGTTGTTGGTGCTGGATGCCACTACGGGTCAGAACGCTTTGATACAGGCTAAGCAATTCAAGGAGACGACTGATGTCACCGGCTTGATCCTGACGAAGTTGGATGGCACAGCGAAAGGCGGCGTCATCCTCGCGATCCGCCAGGAAATGGATATACCCGTCAAATTCGTCGGTTTGGGTGAAGGCTTGGATGACCTGCAGGTGTTCGATCCGGAACAGTACATCTACGGACTGGTAAAAGACCTGCTTGAGAAAAAATAACGAAGCGGTTTGTCCTTCCCGATGAGGCACGCTTCATAAGAAAAACGAAAGCAGCATGGTCAGGCCGGCAATCCCGATGCGATTGCCGGCCTGACCTTACTTTTTGTTGCGGCAACACTGCTTCAGTGCAATTTATGGTTGACTAAGCTAGGCAAAATCGTTAATCTAATGAAGTGTAAAGATTTTTTCTTGACAATCCGTACGAGAAGGAAGGTATTCTGATGGAACTGGAAAAAACCAATAATATGAATACTCTTTATGAATTCTATAATGTCCTGTTGACCAACAAACAGAAAGGCTATCTTTCTTTGTATTATGGCGATGACTACTCGTTGGGCGAGATTGCTGAAGAATTCGCGATCAGCCGGCAGGCAGTGTACGATAATATCAAGCGCACCGAAAAAATTCTGATGGATTACGAACAGAAATTGAAATTGGCGCAAAACTATAGCCTCCGAAACAAAAAATTGGACGAATTGGCGAACTATGCCGAAGAAAAATATCCCGCAGACAGAACTTTGCAGAGCTTGATCAACAATCTGGAAGAACTGGATGACAAAGACGAATAAACAGTAAGGAAGTGGCAAATATGGCATTTGAAGGGTTATCCGAGCGTCTCCAGGGCGCGATGACCAAAATCGGCAAAAAAGGTAAAATTACGGAAGCCGATCTGAAGGAAATGATGCGTGAAGTACGTCTGGCTTTGCTTGAAGCTGACGTGAATTTTAAAGTCGTGAAAGAATTCGTTAAAAAAGTGAATGAACGAGCGTTAGGTTCTGATGTGCTCGAGTCGCTTTCGCCAACACAGCAAGTCATCAAAATCGTCAACGAAGAACTGACTGAATTGATGGGCGGGCAGCAGGAACCGTTCCAATTTTCTGCCAAACCACCGACTGTCGTAATGATGGTCGGCCTGCAGGGTGCCGGTAAGACCACAACTGCCGGAAAGCTTGCCAATTACATGAAGAAAAAAGAAAACAAACGCCCGATGCTGGTTGCCGCCGACGTCTATCGTCCGGCAGCGATCAATCAGTTGCAGACCTTGGGCAAACAATTGGATTTCCCGGTGTACGCATTGGGTACCGAAGCAAATCCGGTCGATATAGCGAAGCAAGCCGTTGAACAAGCCAAACTAGATGGACGCGATCTGGTCATCATCGATACGGCGGGACGACTGCACGTGGATGAAGTGTTGATGACAGAATTGAAGAACATCAAAGCTGCCGTCAATCCTACAGAAATCCTCTTCACGGTGGATGCCATGACCGGTCAGGACGCTGTCAATGTTGCGCAATCCTTCAATGAACAGCTCGGCATAACTGGTGTCATCCTTACCAAACTGGACGGGGACACACGCGGCGGGGCGGCGCTTTCCATCCGTTCCGTAACCGGGAAACCGATCAAATTTACGGGTCAAGGCGAAAAATTGGAAGATTTCGAACCATTCTATCCTGAACGCATGGCTTCCAGAATCTTGGGCATGGGCGATCTGATGACGTTGATCGAACGCGCGCAACAGGATTTTGATGAGACAAAAGCGGCAGAAATGGCCGAGAAAATCCGCGAGAACACCTTCAACTTCAATGATTTCATCGAGCAGATGGATCAAGTCACCAACATGGGGCCACTTGAAGACCTCCTGAAGATGATTCCGGGTATGAGCAACGTTCCGGGACTGGACAAAATGAAGATCGATCCCAAAGATGTGGCCCATATGAAGGCAATCGTGCTTTCGATGACGCCCGCAGAACGCGAAAATCCCGAACTCCTGTCCCAGAGCAGACGCAGACGGATCTCGAAAGGTTCCGCAAGATCGTTGGCGGAAGTCAACCGTCTGATCAAGCAGTTCAACGAATCCAGGGATATGATGAACAAGATGTCCAAAGGCAATTTTGCAGGGATGGAAGGCCTCCTCGGTCAAGGCACGAAAGGCAAAATGGGTAAAATGGCCATGCAACAAATGGCCAGACGGATGAACAAAAAGAAGAAAAAGAAAAAATAATTCCAAGTGTAAAGAGAAAACACTTTACAAGCAAATGGAAAACTGGTAATATATAAAAATGTGAGATATAGATATATGGAGGTGTTATATAAATGGCAGTTAAAATTCGTTTAAAACGTATGGGTTCTAAAAGAAACCCGTTTTACCGCGTCGTTGTAGCTGATTCACGTTCTCCACGTGATGGACGTTTCATCGAAAAAGTAGGTACATACAATCCAGTTGTTGAACCGGCTGAAGTTAAATTTGACGAAGAGTTGGTTTTGAAATGGTTAGCTGAAGGTGCACAACCTTCTGATACAGTTCGTAACTTACTTTCTCAACAAGGTATTATGAAAAAATTCCACGACTCTAAGTTAGCTAAATAAAAGGGTGGTTTAAATGCCTGAAATTTCAGATTTAATCCTGGCAATTGTCAAACCTTTAATCGTCCACGATGATAAGATGTCCATCGAAATCAAAGAGACAAGTGAGTTCATGGAATATCACTTGCATCTTGATGCCGAGGATGTCGGCCGTGTGATCGGGAAACAGGGACGTGTCGCTAGGGCGATCCGTACAATTGTATACAGTGTCAGAACCAAAGGCACAAAACGTGTCCGCCTTGTGATCGAAGGGGCCGAATAATCCGCTCCAATTGCGGGTCCGGTCTTTTCCACTCGGTGGATGCCTAACTTAATAGCGAATAGATAGAAGCGGATGATGATACAATTGTAGCACTTATCCCTTCTATTTTATTATGTACAGAAACGTTGACAGCACGATTTATGTAAGGAGAGGTGAAAAATGGAAAAATTTTATGATGTCGGAAAAGTTGTGAATACGCAAGGGCTTAAAGGTGAAGTGCGTGTCATTTCCAGCACTGATTTTGCGGATGAACGCTATAAAAAAGGGGCTACGCTCTACTTGTTCCGCGAAAACAGTGAGCCAATCACTCTGAAGGTAGCCAGCCACCGTGTGCACAAGAATTTCAATATGCTGACATTCGAGGGGTATAACCGGATCGAAGAGGTCGAACCGTTCAGAGGGGGAATCCTGCGAGTTTCCGAATCGCAGTTGGAGGATCTTTCGGATCATGAGTTCTATTATCATGAAATCATCGGATTGTCCGTCGTCAGTGATGCCGGCGAAGAATTGGGTATCATCAAAGAAATTTTGCCGCTTGGGGCGAATGATGTGTGGGTTGTATCCAAACCAGGCCGAAAGGATTTATTGGTTCCGTATATCGCTTCCGTAGTGGAAAAGGTATCTTTGGAAGATAAACAGGTCACAATCCACATTCTAGAAGGAATGATGGACTGATGAAGATAGATGTATTGACGTTGTTTCCGGCGATGTTCGAAGGCCCTTTGTCCGAGTCGATCATCGGAAAAGCGATCGAGAGCGGTCGTGTTTCGATCACTTGCACGAACTTCCGCGATTATTCCGAAAATAAACACAATTCCGTCGATGATTATCCTTTCGGCGGCGGGGCAGGCATGCTGCTGCGCGCGCAGCCGATTGTGGATGCGCTGACGGACATCGAGGTCCAATCTCCCGAAACCAAAAAAAGGATTGTCCTTTTGGATCCATCCGGAAAAACCTTCAATCAGGAACTGGCGGAAGAGTTTGCCGAGGAAGAGCACATTGTCTTCATCTGCGGCCATTACGAAGGCTTCGATGAACGCATCAAACAACATGTGACGGATGAAGTTTCAATCGGTGATTACGTCCTGACGGGCGGCGAATTGGGCGCGATGGTCATGATCGATGCGACTGTCCGGCTGTTGCCGGCAGTATTGGGCAATGAGCAATCGAACAAGACCGATTCATTCTCGACCGGGCTGCTCGAGCATCCCCAATATACGCGACCACGCGATTTTCGGGGGGATGTCGTCCCTGAAGTGCTTTTCAGCGGCAACCACCAAAAAATCGCTGATTGGCAAGAAAAAGAATCTTTGCGCAAAACCTGGCTGAGACGTCCGGAAATGTTGGAAAAGATCACTTTGTCGAAAAAGCAGCAAGCCTGGTTGGCGGAGATACTGCTTGAAGAAAAGGCAGATAATGAAGCGCAATAGTGCGCCTTGAAATTCAAACAATGTAAACGAAAAATACTTTACACGTCAAAATTATTGTGGTAGAATTCTACAGGTGAGCAGAGAGACTGCTCCACATAATACGATATTCCGCTGTGCTGAAAGATTGTGTATGAATGTCGGTTGGAAGGAGAAAAAAACATGAGTCAATTACCATTGATTGAAGCAATTACACAAGGACAATTACGTAGTGATATTCCTACATTCCGTCCTGGAGACACTGTTCGCGTCCACGCTCGCGTAGTCGAAGGAACAAGAGAACGTATCCAATTATTCGAGGGCGTAGTCATCAAACGTCGCGGATTCGGAATCAGCGAAACTTATACAGTACGTAAAATTTCCAACGGTATCGGTGTGGAACGTACATTCCCATTGCACACACCTCGTGTAGCTCAAATCGAAGTTGTTCGCTTCGGTAAAGTGCGTCGTGCAAAACTTTATTACTTGCGCGCATTACACGGAAAAGCTGCTCGTATCAGAGAAAAACGTCGTTAATATTCCGCATGACATATGGAAAGGTCTGGACTTCGGTTCCGGACCTTTTTTGTATATCGTGATAAGCGTAATTCTTGGGGAAAATGTGCTATACTAGTAGCACCATATATGAAAAGAGTGATAGTTTTGACGATATTAGCAGCGCTTGACCAAAAGTTCCAAGAAAAAGGCATGCCACTGAAAAGTCATCCCATCCAAAATGGTCAGTATTTGTATCAGGGGAAATTCAATCTCGATAAAGAACATTCCTTGCCGTTCGGTGTAGTCATCGCGAAAGATGAGGCCGAAAGTGATTTTCAGATCAGCTACAGAAAATTGGCTTACCTGAATAATTACGCTGATAAAGTGAACCTGTTGGAACTGATCAATGAATTGAACCAAACCAAGACTTTTTATTATACACTTTGCCTGGCGGGGGATGGCGAGATTTTCCTTCGGCTTTTGGGCCGCTCGACAACCGATGTCAAACCACTATATGAAATGCTCGTGATCGGATCGAATATCGCAAAGGTCATGACAGCAGAATTAAAAAGCAAATTTCCGTCGCTTGGGATCGAATGAGTATTCGTCTCTGACGCGGAAAACGCAGGAGGAACTATGAAACAAAAACTAATCGCTTTAGATTTGGATGGAACCACACTCAACAATCAGTCGTTGTTGAGCGATCGGACCAAAAATGTGCTGGCAAGGTTGCAAAAGGATAACCATCTGGTCATGATCGCAACTGGCCGTCCCTACAGAAACAGCAAAGAATTTTATGAGACGCTCAAGATGACCACTCCATTGGTGAACTTCAACGGTGCCTTATGCCATAATCCCACTGACAACAATTGGAGTAATTATTACCACAAGACGCTGAACAAAGATTTTGCGATGGATCTGATCGAACAACGTGAAGAAATGGGAATCGATTTTATCTGCATAGAAGGCAAGAACAAGCTTTTCGCATCCACCGCAACGCTGCCGTCAAACGAATATTTCCCGAAAAATTTGTTGGCGACGCAAATCACTTCGAAGGATACGCTGTCGGAAAATCCTACTTCCATGAATGTGTTTTCGGACGAACGGAATTTGGAAGCCATCCGGGATCGGATTTTGGCGCGTTATGGGAATTCCATCGAAATCCGGACGTGGGGTGGCACGATGCCCTGCCTTGAAATCGTCTCCGCCGGCGTCCAAAAAGCACTTGGCGTTGAAGTGGTCGCGAATAACTACGGCATCAAGCGGGAAGATATTCTTGCCTTCGGTGACGAGGACAATGATATGGAAATGATCCGCTATGCTGGTCATGGTGTCGTCATGCAGAATGGGATCACGGCATTAAAGAAGATTGCCGACGATGTAACGACGCATACGAATCATGATGACGGTT is a window from the Trichococcus shcherbakoviae genome containing:
- the yidA gene encoding sugar-phosphatase, with the translated sequence MIKLIALDLDGTLLNPDKKISDANKQAIHRAREAGVKIVLCTGRPLMGIKAYVDELDLLQAEDYSITYNGGLVQKNKTSEIISQKVLNYGQIVELYDLSKELNIPMNMLDLESVYEPEYPQGRESLYKSLQSSSLPFVEKKIEDFQAQHAFNKVVFCIAPAVLDEAIAKIPADFYSKYSMMKSRPLLFEVMHPEVDKGNGIAALCKHLGITADEVMACGDEENDLAMLDFAGVSVAMGNAPDKIKERASFVTKTNGEDGVAHAIETFVFA
- the ftsY gene encoding signal recognition particle-docking protein FtsY, which encodes MGLFDRIKRAFTGEDVVQTPVTEETKIVIDKFDKGMEKTRKSFSEKMNELFAGFREVDEEFFDDLEETLISADVGFDMTLALSDVLRDEVKMKNVRTGEQVKNVIIEKMVEIYEKGQTELPTIKKNENGPTVILFVGVNGVGKTTTIGKYAYQLKNQGNSVLLAAGDTFRAGAIEQLEVWGQRVGVPVVTSDAKSDPASVVYDALKQAKEENYDYLLIDTAGRLQNKVNLMKELEKINRIIAREIPGGATETLLVLDATTGQNALIQAKQFKETTDVTGLILTKLDGTAKGGVILAIRQEMDIPVKFVGLGEGLDDLQVFDPEQYIYGLVKDLLEKK
- a CDS encoding putative DNA-binding protein, with amino-acid sequence MELEKTNNMNTLYEFYNVLLTNKQKGYLSLYYGDDYSLGEIAEEFAISRQAVYDNIKRTEKILMDYEQKLKLAQNYSLRNKKLDELANYAEEKYPADRTLQSLINNLEELDDKDE
- the ffh gene encoding signal recognition particle protein; translated protein: MAFEGLSERLQGAMTKIGKKGKITEADLKEMMREVRLALLEADVNFKVVKEFVKKVNERALGSDVLESLSPTQQVIKIVNEELTELMGGQQEPFQFSAKPPTVVMMVGLQGAGKTTTAGKLANYMKKKENKRPMLVAADVYRPAAINQLQTLGKQLDFPVYALGTEANPVDIAKQAVEQAKLDGRDLVIIDTAGRLHVDEVLMTELKNIKAAVNPTEILFTVDAMTGQDAVNVAQSFNEQLGITGVILTKLDGDTRGGAALSIRSVTGKPIKFTGQGEKLEDFEPFYPERMASRILGMGDLMTLIERAQQDFDETKAAEMAEKIRENTFNFNDFIEQMDQVTNMGPLEDLLKMIPGMSNVPGLDKMKIDPKDVAHMKAIVLSMTPAERENPELLSQSRRRRISKGSARSLAEVNRLIKQFNESRDMMNKMSKGNFAGMEGLLGQGTKGKMGKMAMQQMARRMNKKKKKKK
- the rpsP gene encoding 30S ribosomal protein S16, which encodes MAVKIRLKRMGSKRNPFYRVVVADSRSPRDGRFIEKVGTYNPVVEPAEVKFDEELVLKWLAEGAQPSDTVRNLLSQQGIMKKFHDSKLAK
- a CDS encoding KH domain-containing protein, whose protein sequence is MPEISDLILAIVKPLIVHDDKMSIEIKETSEFMEYHLHLDAEDVGRVIGKQGRVARAIRTIVYSVRTKGTKRVRLVIEGAE
- the rimM gene encoding ribosome maturation factor RimM (Essential for efficient processing of 16S rRNA), translating into MEKFYDVGKVVNTQGLKGEVRVISSTDFADERYKKGATLYLFRENSEPITLKVASHRVHKNFNMLTFEGYNRIEEVEPFRGGILRVSESQLEDLSDHEFYYHEIIGLSVVSDAGEELGIIKEILPLGANDVWVVSKPGRKDLLVPYIASVVEKVSLEDKQVTIHILEGMMD
- the trmD gene encoding tRNA (guanosine(37)-N1)-methyltransferase TrmD; its protein translation is MKIDVLTLFPAMFEGPLSESIIGKAIESGRVSITCTNFRDYSENKHNSVDDYPFGGGAGMLLRAQPIVDALTDIEVQSPETKKRIVLLDPSGKTFNQELAEEFAEEEHIVFICGHYEGFDERIKQHVTDEVSIGDYVLTGGELGAMVMIDATVRLLPAVLGNEQSNKTDSFSTGLLEHPQYTRPRDFRGDVVPEVLFSGNHQKIADWQEKESLRKTWLRRPEMLEKITLSKKQQAWLAEILLEEKADNEAQ
- the rplS gene encoding 50S ribosomal protein L19 encodes the protein MSQLPLIEAITQGQLRSDIPTFRPGDTVRVHARVVEGTRERIQLFEGVVIKRRGFGISETYTVRKISNGIGVERTFPLHTPRVAQIEVVRFGKVRRAKLYYLRALHGKAARIREKRR
- a CDS encoding Cof-type HAD-IIB family hydrolase, with the translated sequence MKQKLIALDLDGTTLNNQSLLSDRTKNVLARLQKDNHLVMIATGRPYRNSKEFYETLKMTTPLVNFNGALCHNPTDNNWSNYYHKTLNKDFAMDLIEQREEMGIDFICIEGKNKLFASTATLPSNEYFPKNLLATQITSKDTLSENPTSMNVFSDERNLEAIRDRILARYGNSIEIRTWGGTMPCLEIVSAGVQKALGVEVVANNYGIKREDILAFGDEDNDMEMIRYAGHGVVMQNGITALKKIADDVTTHTNHDDGLAIYLEKYFCL